From Aliarcobacter butzleri, the proteins below share one genomic window:
- a CDS encoding F0F1 ATP synthase subunit A, translating into MEGRLFTFLGAIGGHGQEWIILSHYVLVIGIIFIIARAATRKLQLVPTGSQNVLEAFVGGIISMGADTMGEKNARTYMPLIGSLALVIFVSNMIGVIPGFEAPTSNINFTLSLALIVFVYYNYLGIKKNGFVAYFKHFMGPMPVLAPLMFPIEIISHLSRIVSLSFRLFGSIRGDDMFLMVLLMLVPWILPLPGFFLLTAFGVLQAFIFSILTYVYIAGSIMMEHEEH; encoded by the coding sequence ATGGAAGGAAGACTGTTTACATTCTTGGGTGCTATTGGTGGACACGGGCAAGAGTGGATAATCTTATCACACTATGTTTTAGTTATTGGAATTATTTTTATAATAGCAAGAGCTGCTACTAGAAAATTACAATTAGTTCCAACTGGAAGCCAAAATGTATTAGAGGCTTTTGTAGGTGGTATCATCTCAATGGGAGCTGATACAATGGGTGAAAAAAATGCAAGAACTTATATGCCACTAATTGGTTCATTAGCTTTAGTAATTTTTGTTAGTAATATGATTGGAGTAATTCCTGGTTTCGAAGCTCCAACTTCAAATATTAACTTCACTTTATCTTTAGCTTTAATAGTATTCGTTTACTATAACTATTTAGGTATTAAGAAAAATGGTTTTGTTGCATACTTTAAACACTTTATGGGACCAATGCCTGTGCTTGCACCTTTAATGTTCCCTATTGAGATAATCTCTCACTTATCAAGAATTGTTTCTTTATCATTTAGGCTTTTTGGATCAATCAGAGGTGATGATATGTTCTTAATGGTACTTTTAATGTTAGTACCTTGGATTTTACCTTTACCTGGGTTTTTCTTATTAACTGCATTTGGTGTTTTACAAGCATTTATTTTCAGTATATTAACTTATGTTTATATTGCTGGATCTATTATGATGGAACACGAAGAGCACTAA
- a CDS encoding thiamine phosphate synthase, protein MKKYLITDPNYYTNNELIFKQTLSNAFEKHKVDFACFRDKQSNNFEALAKTFIETCHERNIKNTFLNSDFLLAQRLGFYGVHLTSTQFEDIKRAKELNLKIIISCHNIEDVETAKKYEANYITYSPIFDTPNKGKAKGIKDLELILNSFKDTKIIALGGIIDETQVSKIEKTKAYGFASIRYFI, encoded by the coding sequence ATGAAAAAATATCTTATAACAGACCCAAACTACTACACAAATAATGAACTAATATTTAAACAAACATTATCAAATGCTTTTGAAAAGCATAAAGTTGATTTTGCTTGTTTTAGAGATAAACAGTCAAATAACTTTGAAGCCTTAGCTAAAACTTTTATTGAAACTTGCCATGAAAGAAACATAAAAAATACTTTTTTAAATTCAGATTTTCTTTTAGCACAAAGATTAGGATTTTATGGAGTTCATTTAACTTCAACACAATTTGAAGATATAAAAAGAGCAAAAGAACTAAATCTTAAAATAATCATCTCTTGCCACAATATAGAGGATGTTGAAACTGCTAAAAAGTATGAAGCAAATTATATAACATATTCTCCTATTTTTGATACACCAAACAAAGGAAAAGCAAAAGGTATCAAAGATCTAGAGTTAATATTAAATAGCTTTAAAGATACGAAAATCATAGCTTTGGGTGGAATAATAGATGAAACTCAAGTGAGTAAAATAGAAAAAACAAAAGCTTATGGATTTGCTTCTATTAGGTATTTTATATAG
- a CDS encoding major outer membrane protein, with protein MRKISKLSLVAAVAVAGFSTANAQPLEEAIKNVEVSGSVVYRYNDYNNDSTDGVTAGEGSTTQNNYKVALNLTSKVNDYVKFNSRFIVGGADSGFAGLDTSDNGDTNVDVTLSHAYFGLTAIPNTTVNIGKQGLTTPWTVAVDSDGNEQTGTGALALSTFGPVTAAAGYFNQTNLGKSGDILPKLNSTDVITLGLTDGTGTGNTIGDFELTTTNDDFGHKDIVVGGLIADLNPVKLEAWYLDMADLFDTYTLSADSTFKFDGGKVGLEARYVSLTLDDNVADAVTNGKEDNATTILTLTGNVGIVNAKVAYANTDKDGGITALDNDSKNTLLGWNITSLGKADADYWQAVLGVNILDNLNLSANYGNIQYKVNNNTSDEREEEEIYAQLTYKMSKNLNTYVRYGTYTKENKFGGSNDEINDDVRGRLQVEYTF; from the coding sequence ATGAGAAAGATCTCAAAATTAAGTTTAGTAGCTGCTGTTGCAGTAGCTGGTTTTTCAACTGCTAATGCTCAACCATTAGAAGAAGCTATCAAAAATGTAGAAGTATCAGGTTCTGTTGTTTATAGATATAATGACTATAACAATGATTCAACTGATGGTGTAACTGCAGGAGAAGGTTCTACTACGCAAAATAATTATAAAGTTGCTTTAAATTTAACTTCAAAAGTTAATGATTATGTTAAATTTAACTCAAGATTTATAGTTGGTGGAGCTGATTCAGGATTTGCAGGATTAGATACTTCAGATAATGGAGACACAAATGTTGATGTAACGTTATCTCATGCTTATTTTGGTTTAACAGCTATTCCTAATACTACTGTTAATATCGGTAAACAAGGTTTAACAACTCCATGGACTGTTGCAGTTGATTCTGATGGAAATGAACAAACAGGAACAGGAGCATTAGCTCTTAGTACTTTTGGACCTGTAACTGCAGCTGCAGGTTACTTTAACCAAACAAATTTAGGAAAATCAGGTGATATTTTACCTAAATTAAATTCAACTGATGTAATTACTCTTGGTCTTACTGATGGAACAGGTACAGGAAATACTATTGGTGATTTTGAACTTACTACAACAAATGATGATTTTGGTCATAAAGATATTGTTGTTGGTGGATTAATTGCTGATTTAAATCCAGTTAAACTTGAAGCTTGGTACTTAGATATGGCTGATTTATTTGATACATATACTTTAAGTGCTGATTCTACTTTCAAATTTGATGGTGGGAAAGTTGGTTTAGAAGCTAGATATGTATCATTAACTTTAGATGATAATGTAGCAGATGCTGTTACAAATGGTAAAGAAGATAATGCTACTACTATTCTTACTTTAACAGGTAATGTTGGTATAGTAAATGCTAAAGTTGCTTATGCAAATACTGATAAAGATGGTGGTATAACAGCTTTAGATAATGATTCAAAAAATACATTACTTGGATGGAATATTACTTCTTTAGGAAAAGCTGATGCTGATTACTGGCAAGCTGTTTTAGGAGTAAATATCTTAGATAACTTAAACTTATCAGCTAATTATGGAAATATTCAATATAAAGTAAACAACAATACTTCAGATGAAAGAGAAGAAGAAGAAATCTATGCTCAATTAACATATAAAATGAGCAAAAACTTAAATACTTATGTTAGATATGGAACTTACACTAAAGAAAATAAATTTGGTGGAAGTAACGATGAAATCAATGATGACGTAAGAGGAAGATTACAAGTTGAATATACATTCTAA
- a CDS encoding dihydroneopterin aldolase, with protein sequence MKIDIEGLEFKCIIGILDFERVKKQKVIINLSFEYDFSNDKFIDYSEVVDLIKQTMKKEKFQLIEDAVLYLTELLNQTYEIKNLKLKISKPTILKDCIVSLSN encoded by the coding sequence ATGAAAATAGATATAGAAGGCCTTGAATTTAAATGTATTATTGGAATACTTGATTTTGAAAGAGTAAAAAAACAAAAAGTTATTATAAATTTGTCATTTGAGTATGATTTCTCAAATGATAAGTTTATAGATTATTCTGAAGTAGTAGATTTGATAAAACAAACTATGAAAAAAGAAAAATTTCAATTAATAGAAGATGCAGTTCTTTATCTGACAGAACTTCTAAATCAAACTTATGAGATAAAAAATCTCAAACTAAAAATCTCAAAACCAACTATATTAAAAGATTGTATCGTTAGTTTATCAAATTAA
- the plsY gene encoding glycerol-3-phosphate 1-O-acyltransferase PlsY — protein sequence MDFLTNQNIVFYLLAYLIGSIPFGLILAKTFAGVDIKSQGSKSIGATNVLRVVKQTNPSLAKKLGIATVLLDALKGTLVLLVGIYYGVTNETLWAIAVLAVLGHCYSIYLGLEGGKGVATGLGVYIVLIPYSTLIGAVVWIVCAKVLKISSLSSLLGLIAAVISAIFIYNGLGINSNIPMYLIAFIILYKHIPNIVRLIKGQEGKVI from the coding sequence CTTGCTTATTTAATAGGTTCTATTCCATTTGGATTGATTTTAGCAAAAACTTTTGCTGGAGTTGATATAAAATCGCAAGGTAGCAAAAGTATTGGTGCTACAAATGTATTAAGAGTTGTAAAACAAACGAACCCATCTTTAGCAAAAAAATTAGGAATTGCTACAGTTTTACTTGATGCTTTAAAAGGTACTTTAGTTTTATTGGTTGGAATATATTATGGAGTAACTAATGAAACACTTTGGGCAATAGCAGTATTGGCTGTACTTGGTCACTGTTATTCTATTTATTTAGGACTTGAAGGTGGAAAAGGAGTAGCAACTGGACTTGGTGTTTATATTGTATTAATTCCTTATTCAACACTTATTGGTGCAGTTGTTTGGATAGTTTGTGCAAAAGTTTTAAAAATATCATCATTATCATCTTTATTAGGATTGATTGCAGCAGTTATAAGTGCAATTTTTATTTATAATGGTTTAGGAATAAACTCAAATATTCCTATGTATCTAATAGCATTTATTATTCTATATAAACATATTCCAAATATTGTAAGACTTATAAAAGGACAAGAAGGTAAAGTTATATGA